The region aatataagtCCGACTGTTACTGTTTGCAGGTTTTGTGCAGGAAATGGACAACCTGACATTCAGACACAGTATTCTCCTAGTGGAGGGACTTCAAGTTACACCTCAGTCTACCTATGTTGTTTTCACATTTCTTCTTTTGGTTTATGTCTTCATAATGGCTTCCAATATTGCACTTGTTATTCTGATCTCAACAGAGAAGAATCTACATCATCCTATGCATTTCCTGTTCTGTAACTTGCCACTGAATGATATATTAGGGACAACTGTCATTTTGCCACGCTTATTGCAGGACGTTTTAAAAGAAACGTCAGAGCGTTATATGACATATGTGGAGTGTGTTGTTCAAGCATATTTTGTGCATATATTTGTAGCAGCATGCCATTATGTTCTTATAATCATGGCCTTTGACAGATATGTGGCTATATGCAATCCACTGCGATACACAACTATAATGACCAATAAAATGGTGGTAAAATTGTCAGCATCAGCCTGGGGGCTGTCGGTACTTATGGTGACAATTCTGATAGGACTCACTGTGCGACTGTCTCACTGCAGATCTAAAATTGAAAATCCTTTCTGTGACAATGCCTCACTGTTTAAACTGTCCTGTGAGGATGGTGTTGTTGTTAATAATGTGTATGGAATCATTTATACTGTGGTTTTATTTTCCTTCTCAATTCTGTCTATATTCATAACATATGGCAAAATTGCTACTGTATGCATAACTAGTAAAAACAAAGCACTGAACAGCAAAGCCATAAAAACATGCAGCACTCATTTAGCTGTTTATTTAATCATGCTTGTTTCTGGCTCCACTTTTATTTTTCTACATCGTTTCCCTCTCTACTCTGAGAGCAGAAAACTAGCAAGTATAATGTTCCACATTGTACCAACAGGACTAAATCCTTTAGTATATGGTTTACAAACTAAAGAAATAAGACAGAAGTTTGTAAAATTTTGGTGCAGAGAAAAAGGAGCATCGTAAtttattatatgattatattattatacactGGGAACAGCACTAAATGTGTTGAGCCAGTAACTCCCCTTTAGGAATACATACAATGCTGTGATAATCTTCAAACTCTGGCTTTGGATCCAATCATACAAGTAATGTTTTAGGAATGTAAGTCTTTAGTAACTGCTTTGTAACTTaacttgttatttattttagggGCACTATATCAGTGTCTTCACATGGTAAGgtgttacaatatatttatatttccattaaaatatcTACTTACATAGCCTAAAttgtattttacataatttattctaccctttttcattttgaaaatctaCTGAATAAATAGTtagttcattttttgttttgttttttaatggagtaCATTGCACCTTATATAACCAAATGTTAAGGTAATAGTCTTTCTTTGAGTTTAATTAgttatataattatacaattCGAACAGTATCTACATTAATTTACTTTTGACCATAGttagagtatttttttttatcagttgaaACTCTTCTGTCTGATTCTTCTGGCCTAATAGCTCTAAGTGGGATtacatgataataataataataataataataataataataataataataataataagctgcATTACTTCTGCAATATGCACAATAGTACaatctaaaaaataacatttcctaaaatataatcaaaattACAATACGTGTgacttaatttcttaattccTTCACTTGCAAGAGTTTAAACCcccaagcttttattttggtgcagGGAGACCTTTAAGTgacatttaagtttaagttaaggtttacaaatgtttctttttatagATTTGTGTCACAATGTGAAATGTTTACCTGTCCCCAAAAATATTGGAAATTATGCTAATGTGAAAAAGCATAACTAGCACATGTTGTGTTCTCAAGTGCACATTAAACTCAAAgcacatgcaaaaaaatttgTTTGCTGGTACTGTTGAATCGATACTGTGGAAGATGAGTATTGAAACCATTTCAAACATTCAGAATCACATATTGATTAAGTACAGAGTAAGTGTCCTTGCCTTGAGCCATACTGGCAAACATAACAAAGAGACTCATGACCCCTACAGGTAAGTACACCAAAGATAACCACCAGAGTTATCAGTGGTTGTTAAGCATGTCACCAGGTACTATAGTTGTTTCCCTCTTGGGTGATGACAACATCAATATAGTATTAAAAGGCAAGGGCAGTTCAATGTTTCTCCAAAGAACAAGTTGATATGTGATACTAAATTATGATAGAGTTGACTACTACTCGATACCAGTCAACTTGACATCTGTTAAGCAATAATTCAATCTTGGTTCAGTCTCCGAAAACTTCTGGTGCAAGTATGAAATACTGATGCTAATGTTGTtagacatataaaaaaaacaggTATTAGCCTGGATACTGTGACTTTAAAGTGACAGATTTGaggatttttaaatttataagtTACTTGTGGTGCTAATACGGTTCAGAATGGTTGTGTGCTTTTAAAATCATGCAGCTAGTGCAGAGTGTAAAACTGAATAGACTGCAAACAAATGTTTGTTAATTACAGAATATGCATCATAATAACAGATTTATGTATGGGGGGAAACAGTGACAGGTGTATTTGTTACTCTTTTTGCAGGTTTTGTGTAGCACAACTAATGGACAACCTGACATTCACAAATGACATTCTCCTCATGGAGGGACTGAAAGTTACACATCAGTCCACCTATCCTGTTTTCATCCTGCTTCtcttgatttatgtttttacaaTGGGGTGTAACGTTGGACTTATAATACTGATCTCAACTGACAAGAATTTAAATCATCCTATGCATTTTCTGTTCTGTAACTTGCCACTGAATGATATCTTAGGGACCACTGTAATTATGCCACGATTACTACAGGACATTTTAATGGAAGCCTCAGAGCGCTATATGACATATGTGGAGTGTGTTGTTCAAGCTTACTTTGTTCACACATTTGCAACTGTAAGCCACACTGTGCTAATGATCATGGCCTTTGACAGATATGTGGCTATATGCAATCCACTGCGGTACACAGCCATAATGACCAATAAAATGGTGGTTAAACTATCAGCATTAGCCTGGGGGGTGTCAGT is a window of Onychostoma macrolepis isolate SWU-2019 chromosome 21, ASM1243209v1, whole genome shotgun sequence DNA encoding:
- the LOC131528975 gene encoding olfactory receptor 52N5-like — encoded protein: MDNLTFRHSILLVEGLQVTPQSTYVVFTFLLLVYVFIMASNIALVILISTEKNLHHPMHFLFCNLPLNDILGTTVILPRLLQDVLKETSERYMTYVECVVQAYFVHIFVAACHYVLIIMAFDRYVAICNPLRYTTIMTNKMVVKLSASAWGLSVLMVTILIGLTVRLSHCRSKIENPFCDNASLFKLSCEDGVVVNNVYGIIYTVVLFSFSILSIFITYGKIATVCITSKNKALNSKAIKTCSTHLAVYLIMLVSGSTFIFLHRFPLYSESRKLASIMFHIVPTGLNPLVYGLQTKEIRQKFVKFWCREKGAS